From Solibaculum mannosilyticum:
TTAGCGCTGTCCATTTTGGTCAAACTGTGGATGGCCCTCTTTAACCGGAGGCTGGGGCGGACCATTCAGTCCAAAACCGTGGAAGCTGCCTCTATGGACAGCCTCAGCGATGTCATTGCTACCAGCGCGGTACTATTATCTCTGATTCTTTCCCCTGTCCTCCATCTCCCTTTGGATGGGTACATGGGAATTATCGTAGCCCTGTTTGTCCTATGGGCCGGCATCTCCATCGCCCGGGATACTCTCTCTCCTCTGCTGGGTCAGGCTCCCGATCCGGAACTGGTGCAAAACATCGAAAGCATGCTGGTATCTTACGATATGATTTCCGGCGTACACGATCTCATTGTCCACAATTATGGGCCCGGCCGCATTATCGCATCGGTACACGCCGAAGTGCCGTCCGACTGCAATATCCTGACGGCCCATGAGGTCATCGATCAGGCCGAGCGGGAAATCAGTGCCGCTTTGAACATCGTACTGGTGGTCCATTTGGATCCCATCGTCACCGACGACAGCCGCATCAATCACCTAAAACAACACGTCCTTACGGCCGTCCAGGAGGTGGATGAACGGCTGTCGGTTCACGATTTCCGGGTTGTGGATGGAGAAAATCGGGTCAATTTGGTGTTCGACGTGGTGGTTCCCTTCCAGTTTGATCAGACCGATGACCAGCTTCTGAAACAAATCAGCGAAAAGATCTCATCCCTCAACCCCATCTATCACGTTGTGATTGATTTTGACCGCAGTTATGTTTGATATTAGCTGAAAAATAAAAATCCCCGATGACGGATGAAACAATCGTCATCGGGGATTTTTTCGGATCAGGTAATCATATCGATGCCCTGCATCAGATATTCTCTGGACAACATACCGATGCCTCCGGCCACCAGATACCCTTGTGCATCAATAAAATAGGTGGTGGGGAAGGAAGAGATCCCATAGGTCATAACGGCTTCCATCTCCCGGTCAAAATATACGGGGAAGGTGTAGCCTTCTTCCTCAATATAGGCTTTTCCCTTTTCCTCGGTTTCCCCCAGGCTTCCGATGCCGTCGATCATCAGAAACTGAACTTCTCCTCCCAGCTCCTTGTAGACGTCGTGGAAATCCGGCATCTCCATCTGGCAGGGCGGACATGTGCTGGCCCAGAAGTTGAGCACGGTTGGTTTGCCGTTCAACAGTTCCGATAGTTTTACTTCATTGCCGTCCTTGTCCCAGACTGTGAAGTCAGGGGCCTCTGTTCTCTCTTCCTCTTGGGTCTCCCCCTCACTTTCTGCAATCTGAGCACTAGTGCCGGACGATTGTCCACTCTGTTGGGTCTGAGACTGTCCTTGTCCGCCAAGATCGGCCAGGCCGCCAGTCTCCCCCTGACCCTGAAGTACCTGGTACAAAATGGCCGCTCCTGCCAGCAACACGACCAATGCGATCACCGCTAAGATCCACTTTTTCTTTCCGTTCATATCGTTCCCTCCTTTTAGCTGAGCAATGCCAGATACTGGTTCATAAGCCCTGTCATCATCAGAATTCCCACCAGGATCAGAAGTGCGCCGGATACCTTTGTGATAATAGAATAGTGATTCTTGACCCAGTTAAATGTGGTTTTAAGCTTCTGGATCAGCACGGCGCTGATGAGGAAGGGGATGCCAAGTCCGGCCGAGTAACACAAAAGAAGTACGATCCCCTGTGCCACCGACGCCTGGGAGGAGGCAAGCATCAACGCCGATCCCAGGAACGCGCCGACGCAAGGGGTCCATCCCACGGCAAAGACAATACCAAACAGCATGGTGGAGAAAAAACCGGTATCGGTATTTTGTCCCATCCCCTTATGTCCTCGAAATAGGTTGAACTTAAAAACACCTAAAAAGTGAAGGCCAAAGAAGATCACCAGCAGGCCGCTGACAATGTTGACCACCGTCTGGTATTTTCGGAGCACAGCGCCGATACTTCCGGCAAATGCACCCATGAGCACAAACACCAAAGTGAATCCCAGCACAAAGGCCAGAGCCTTCCACAGGGGCGAACGTTTTTGTTTTGAACCGTCCCCGCCTGCAAAATACGCTACATAAACCGGCAGCATCGGAAGAAGACAGGGAGATATGAAAGTGATGAGGCCCTCTAGAAATGTGATCAGATAGGTCATAAAGAAAGGTTCCTCCGGTTTTTTATAAGTTGTTTTTAGTTTACCACAGCAAAAGAAAGGTTTTCTGTAACTGTATCACATTGTTGTATTAAATGCAAAAAAAGGCTTGCTGATTTTTCTCAGCAAGCCTTTGGAAAAAACAGGTCTTACAGACGCTCCGAAATGGTCTTCAGAAGGCCGCCGGAAGCGATGATATTCTGAATAAAGGGCGGGAAGGGCTCGGCCTGATAGGTCTTGCCGGTGGTGACGTCGGTGATGACGCCGGTGGTGACATCCACCTTGACTTGATCACCGTTTTGGATCTCAGCCGCCGCTTCCGGGCACTCCAGGATAGCCAAGCCGATGTTGATGGCGTTGCGGTAGAAGATGCGGGCAAAGGATGCGGCGATGACGCAGGAAATGCCCGACGCCTTGATGGCGATGGGAGCGTGTTCGCGGGAAGAACCGCAACCGAAGTTTTTGCCTCCCACCATGACGTCGCCCTTTTGGACCTTTTTGACAAAGTCCTTGTCGATGTCCTCCATGCAGTGGGCGGCCAATTCCTCGTGAGAGGAGGTGTTGAGATAACGGGCGGGAATGATGACGTCGGTGTCTACGTTGTCCCCATAGCGGTGGACGGTGCCTTCAATCTGGATCATACTGTTTCTTTCCTCCTTCTCAGTCAAGCTTGGCGGGATCGGTGATGGTGCCTGTTACCGCGCTGGCGGCGGCTACCTCCGGATTGCTCAAGTACACTTCGGAATCCACATGGCCCATGCGGCCTACAAAGTTGCGGTTTGTGGTGGCCACGGCCCGTTCACCGGCGGCCAAAATACCCATATGTCCGCCCAGGCAGGGACCACAGGTGGGGGTGGATACCACGGCGCCGGCCTTGATGAAGTCCTCGATGAGGCCCTCGTGCATGGCCTGTAAGTAGATGTTCTGGGTACCGGGGATGACGATGCAGCGGACGTTCTTAGCCACCTTACGTCCCTTAAGGATGGCGGCGGCAGCTCTCAAATCCTCCATGCGGCCGTTGGTGCAGGAGCCGATGACGGCTTGATTGATCTTGACCTCGCCCACCTCATCAATGGTGCGGGTGTTCTCCGGCAGATGAGGGAAGGCCACCGTGGGACGCAGGGTGGAGAGATCAATGGTGTATTTGGCGGTGTATTCCGCATCCGGATCGGCCTCATAGGCGGTCATGGGATGCTGAACGCGTCCTTCACAATAGGCGCGGGTGATGTCGTCCACAGGGAAGATGCCGTTTTTCGCGCCGGCCTCAATGGCCATGTTGGCAATGCACAGGCGGTCGTCCATGGACAGGCTCTTCACGCCGTCGCCGGTGAACTCAATGGACTGGTACAATGCCCCGTCCACCCCGATCATGCCGATGAGGTGCAGAATCACGTCTTTGCCCGACACATGCTTTTGGAATTTGCCCGTAAGCGTCACCTGGATGGCCGACGGCACTTTAAACCATGTCTTGCCGGTGGCCATACCGGCGGCCATATCGGTGGAACCCATGCCGGTGGAGAAGGCGCCCAGTGCGCCGTAGGTACAGGTGTGGGAATCGGCTCCGATGACCAAATCGCCCGGTCCTACCAATCCCTTTTCCGGCAACAGGGCGTGCTCGATGCCCATATCGCCCACGTCAAAGAAATTCTCAATGTCATACTGATTGGCAAAGGCGCGGACCTTCTTGCACTGTTCGGCCGCCTTGATATCCTTGTTGGGGGTAAAATGATCCATCACCAGGGCG
This genomic window contains:
- a CDS encoding cation diffusion facilitator family transporter produces the protein MTSLLVRLFVKDHQNTKDPVVRQKYGVLGGSVGIVCNVLLCLAKLLAGTLTGSVSITADAFNNLSDAGSSAVTVLGFKLSGKKPDQRHPFGYGRAEYVAGLIISFLILLVGVELIKSSVDKIIHPEILTFSWISAGILALSILVKLWMALFNRRLGRTIQSKTVEAASMDSLSDVIATSAVLLSLILSPVLHLPLDGYMGIIVALFVLWAGISIARDTLSPLLGQAPDPELVQNIESMLVSYDMISGVHDLIVHNYGPGRIIASVHAEVPSDCNILTAHEVIDQAEREISAALNIVLVVHLDPIVTDDSRINHLKQHVLTAVQEVDERLSVHDFRVVDGENRVNLVFDVVVPFQFDQTDDQLLKQISEKISSLNPIYHVVIDFDRSYV
- a CDS encoding TlpA family protein disulfide reductase, whose translation is MNGKKKWILAVIALVVLLAGAAILYQVLQGQGETGGLADLGGQGQSQTQQSGQSSGTSAQIAESEGETQEEERTEAPDFTVWDKDGNEVKLSELLNGKPTVLNFWASTCPPCQMEMPDFHDVYKELGGEVQFLMIDGIGSLGETEEKGKAYIEEEGYTFPVYFDREMEAVMTYGISSFPTTYFIDAQGYLVAGGIGMLSREYLMQGIDMIT
- a CDS encoding cytochrome c biogenesis CcdA family protein, with amino-acid sequence MTYLITFLEGLITFISPCLLPMLPVYVAYFAGGDGSKQKRSPLWKALAFVLGFTLVFVLMGAFAGSIGAVLRKYQTVVNIVSGLLVIFFGLHFLGVFKFNLFRGHKGMGQNTDTGFFSTMLFGIVFAVGWTPCVGAFLGSALMLASSQASVAQGIVLLLCYSAGLGIPFLISAVLIQKLKTTFNWVKNHYSIITKVSGALLILVGILMMTGLMNQYLALLS
- the leuD gene encoding 3-isopropylmalate dehydratase small subunit, which gives rise to MIQIEGTVHRYGDNVDTDVIIPARYLNTSSHEELAAHCMEDIDKDFVKKVQKGDVMVGGKNFGCGSSREHAPIAIKASGISCVIAASFARIFYRNAINIGLAILECPEAAAEIQNGDQVKVDVTTGVITDVTTGKTYQAEPFPPFIQNIIASGGLLKTISERL
- the leuC gene encoding 3-isopropylmalate dehydratase large subunit, with the protein product MGMTMSQKILAAHAGLKEVKAGQLIEAKLDLVLGNDITSPVAVNEFERCGAHQVFDNKKIALVMDHFTPNKDIKAAEQCKKVRAFANQYDIENFFDVGDMGIEHALLPEKGLVGPGDLVIGADSHTCTYGALGAFSTGMGSTDMAAGMATGKTWFKVPSAIQVTLTGKFQKHVSGKDVILHLIGMIGVDGALYQSIEFTGDGVKSLSMDDRLCIANMAIEAGAKNGIFPVDDITRAYCEGRVQHPMTAYEADPDAEYTAKYTIDLSTLRPTVAFPHLPENTRTIDEVGEVKINQAVIGSCTNGRMEDLRAAAAILKGRKVAKNVRCIVIPGTQNIYLQAMHEGLIEDFIKAGAVVSTPTCGPCLGGHMGILAAGERAVATTNRNFVGRMGHVDSEVYLSNPEVAAASAVTGTITDPAKLD